A DNA window from Thermodesulfobacteriota bacterium contains the following coding sequences:
- a CDS encoding response regulator transcription factor, whose translation GEPRPEVVVMDVTMPDLNGIEATRRILASCPRTRILALSMHADKRFVTGMLQAGATGYLLKDCAAQELAGAITTVAAGQSYLSPAIAGIIIEDYLGRIPTPEAASFSVLSEREREVLQLIAEGCPTRQIAQRLFVSVKTVETHRRQIMKKLDLHSVADLTKYAVREGLTSLDI comes from the coding sequence CGGCGAGCCGCGGCCGGAGGTGGTGGTGATGGATGTCACCATGCCGGACCTCAACGGCATCGAGGCCACCCGCCGCATCCTGGCCTCCTGCCCCAGGACCAGGATCCTGGCCCTGTCCATGCACGCCGACAAGCGCTTCGTCACCGGCATGCTCCAGGCGGGAGCCACCGGCTACCTCCTCAAGGACTGTGCGGCCCAGGAGCTGGCCGGGGCCATCACCACGGTGGCGGCCGGCCAGAGCTACCTGTCGCCGGCCATCGCCGGCATCATCATCGAGGACTACCTGGGACGGATCCCCACCCCGGAGGCCGCCTCCTTTTCCGTGTTGAGCGAGCGGGAGCGGGAGGTCCTGCAGCTCATCGCCGAGGGCTGCCCCACCCGCCAGATCGCCCAGCGCCTCTTCGTCAGCGTCAAGACCGTGGAGACCCACCGCCGCCAGATCATGAAGAAGCTTGACCTGCACAGCGTCGCCGATCTCACCAAGTACGCGGTCCGGGAGGGCCTCACCTCCCTGGACATCTGA
- a CDS encoding ATP-binding protein: MTANVPLASAGSPAGSPDRAAGASLRAQERFRRVLAASPDGVLIIRERDGQCTEINARFTTLTGLAPEEVVGRHWRTVRLLDGPGERSALEDLLGAEDAVVDRPASYLDRQGEARTCALSAMVMTVDGEAHRLVILRDPEALERAEAALRRSEARFRDLFQTMASGVWFFQVTASGDRILCLDLNQAAEGLEGRPRELCLNRPLAEVLAFRGAARRLEKALLRAWRGGAPETVQIQRRRTGHLVSCREYRVERLSSGELIAVCHDLTARQQAEERLLAQKERLQTMTSELVLVQERERRRLAQDLHDQIGQNLSVIRMRLHKVRESVADEETARELAEIWTLLQEAIGETRTLTFELSPPILHELGLPAALDWLGETFARRHGIPCSVEDDRLPKPLGDDLAIVLFRAVRELLINVVKHAQARRIQVQCLRAGGEIRIVVTDDGIGFAPDRPQARGGASSGFGLFSIRERLSHLGGRLQVRSAPGQGTRVTLFAPLT; the protein is encoded by the coding sequence ATGACCGCCAACGTCCCTCTTGCCTCGGCCGGGAGCCCGGCGGGATCCCCCGACCGGGCTGCCGGCGCCTCCCTGCGCGCCCAGGAGCGCTTCCGCCGCGTCCTGGCCGCCAGTCCCGACGGGGTGCTCATCATCCGGGAGCGGGACGGCCAGTGCACGGAGATCAACGCCCGCTTCACCACCCTCACCGGCTTGGCGCCTGAGGAGGTGGTGGGCCGCCACTGGCGCACGGTGCGTCTTCTGGACGGACCGGGCGAGCGCTCGGCCCTGGAGGACCTCCTGGGGGCGGAGGATGCGGTCGTCGACCGCCCGGCCTCCTACCTGGATCGGCAGGGCGAAGCCAGGACCTGCGCCCTGTCCGCCATGGTGATGACGGTGGACGGGGAGGCCCACCGGCTGGTCATTCTCCGGGATCCGGAGGCCCTGGAGCGGGCGGAGGCCGCGTTAAGGCGGAGCGAAGCCCGGTTCCGGGATCTCTTCCAGACCATGGCCAGCGGGGTGTGGTTCTTCCAGGTCACGGCGTCCGGGGATCGGATCCTCTGCCTGGACCTGAACCAGGCGGCCGAGGGCCTGGAGGGACGGCCCCGGGAGCTTTGTCTGAACCGGCCGCTGGCCGAGGTGCTGGCCTTCCGGGGTGCGGCCCGGCGGCTGGAGAAGGCCTTGCTGCGCGCCTGGCGGGGCGGGGCGCCGGAGACCGTTCAGATCCAGCGCCGGCGGACCGGGCACCTGGTGTCCTGCCGGGAGTACCGGGTGGAGCGCCTGTCCTCCGGGGAGCTGATTGCGGTCTGCCACGACCTCACCGCCCGCCAACAGGCAGAGGAGCGGCTGCTGGCCCAGAAGGAGCGGCTGCAGACCATGACCTCGGAGCTGGTCCTGGTCCAGGAGCGGGAGCGCCGCCGCCTGGCCCAGGACCTCCACGACCAGATCGGCCAGAACCTGTCGGTGATCCGGATGCGGCTGCACAAGGTTCGGGAGTCGGTGGCGGACGAGGAGACCGCCCGGGAGCTGGCCGAGATCTGGACCCTCTTGCAGGAGGCCATCGGCGAAACCAGGACCCTGACCTTCGAGCTGAGCCCGCCGATTCTCCATGAGCTGGGCCTGCCGGCGGCCCTGGACTGGCTGGGAGAGACCTTCGCCCGGCGCCACGGCATCCCCTGTTCCGTGGAGGATGACCGCCTGCCCAAGCCGCTGGGCGATGACCTCGCCATCGTGCTCTTCCGGGCGGTGCGGGAGCTTCTCATCAACGTGGTCAAGCACGCCCAGGCCCGCCGGATCCAGGTGCAGTGCCTGCGGGCCGGCGGCGAGATCCGCATCGTGGTGACCGACGACGGCATCGGCTTCGCCCCCGACCGGCCCCAGGCCCGGGGAGGCGCCAGCAGCGGCTTCGGCCTGTTCAGCATCCGGGAGCGGCTTAGCCATCTGGGCGGCCGGCTGCAGGTGCGCTCCGCGCCGGGCCAGGGCACCCGGGTGACCCTCTTTGCCCCCCTCACCTGA
- a CDS encoding response regulator, with translation MPKEILIVDDAPNIVLSLDFLMRQEGFRVRSAASGEEALQALAARAPDLVLLDVMLPEKDGYEVCRAIRADPALSSVKILMLTAKGREVEREKGLAMGADDYVTKPFATRELVERIRQLLARP, from the coding sequence ATGCCGAAGGAGATCCTGATTGTCGACGACGCGCCCAACATCGTTCTGTCCCTGGATTTCCTGATGCGGCAGGAGGGCTTCCGGGTGCGCAGCGCCGCCAGCGGGGAAGAAGCCCTGCAGGCCCTGGCGGCCCGGGCCCCCGACCTGGTGCTCCTGGATGTGATGCTGCCGGAAAAGGATGGCTACGAGGTTTGCCGGGCGATCCGGGCCGACCCGGCCTTAAGCTCGGTCAAGATCCTCATGCTGACCGCCAAGGGCCGGGAGGTGGAGCGGGAGAAAGGATTGGCCATGGGTGCCGACGACTATGTCACCAAGCCCTTTGCCACCCGGGAGCTGGTCGAACGGATCCGCCAGCTGCTCGCCCGGCCATGA